Genomic window (Thermodesulfatator atlanticus DSM 21156):
GTTTCCACTCCCTACGGGAATTTAAGGGTGGGTAACAATGCATTTTGTGCTACCCCACCCCTCCCACCACAAAATATTGAATTTGTGCCGTTTTCTTGGACCAAAAATTGTCAAAGAACTTAATTTGCTATAGCAAAGATTCTGCCATATGCCAAGAAAAAATTTTTGCTACCTCATGCACGCTTTCCATTTCTCCTAAGCCTTATAAAAGTGAAAACACACTTGCCAGGGAGGAACCAGATGACCCACAACAAACAAATTTTATTAACCCCTTACGACCAAAAAGCCCTCAAAGAAATAGATGCCTGGAAAAATCGGCCTGTTAATAAGTTCAAAAGAAAAATGTTTCAGCTTCCAGAAAAAGGACTTGGTTTTCTACAAAATGCCCTTGATACTGCCGGCGTGCCCACAGAGCTTGTCGAAACTATTTTTAAATCAATTCTTTTGGCTCTCACAGATACTGCCGCATACTCCGTTAACAAAAAAGGCATTTACGAAAAATTTAGGCAAAAAGGTCTCGTGGTCAATTCTTCTTCTGACATTTTAGCCCTTGAACTCAAACAAATAGACGATCTCGTAAAGCATCTTGACCTCAAATACAAAGGCGCACTAACCGTTGAAGGCGGGATAAGCAGTGCCTTCTCTCTTCCGGGAATAGCTGTTGACCTGGCGATATCCATTACAGGCAGTCTGCGAGCTATTAGTGAATACGCCACGTATTATGGTTTTCCACCCGAAGACCTGGAAGAACGCACCTACGTGCTTTACGTGTTCACAAGGGCTTTTGGCCCTGCTGAGACCGGGAAGCCTGGTGCTCTTGTTCACCTAGAAAAAGTAGCCCGTGATATACTTAGAAACAAAACCTGGGCAGAGCTAAGTGAATCCTGGTTTGTACAGATTGCTAAAAAAGTGGCAGAACAAATAGGAGTTCGGCTTACCAAAAAAGGATTACTCAAGGCCATACCAGTGGTTGGAATCGCAATTTCAGCCGGAACAAATTATCACCTGGCCCATAAAGTCTGCCTGGCATCTTTTATGCTCTATCGCGAACGTTTTCTTTATAGAAAGTACAATTTATAGTTTTTCTTTTTGATTACGATAAGGAATTATAAATTGTTGAGTAATGGAGGGATGAAAGAAAACGTTCTTTTCTCCCTGGTTGGTACTCAAGTGCTGGGGACTTTAAATCCTGCTACCGCCCTTTTTAAATCCTTTGCGCCTCCAGAGGAAACCCTCTGCGTCTTAATGCCCACCCAGAGGACTCGTCCTCAAGCAGAAACCATAGCAGAGGAACTAAAGAGACTTTACCCTGGGCTTGCCCTGAAAGTGCACGAAGTTTCTTCTTCCATAAGAGGTGAGAATTCTTCTTCAGCGATAATAGAAAAAGAGCTAGAAACAAAAACCTACGAGCGCATTTTTTACAATGCTGCCGGAGGTCTCAACTACCTGACCGCCTGTCTTGCAGGAAAGCTTTACGCGTCTTTTCCTGAAAGGCTGTTCTTGCTTTATCCTGAAAACCATAGGGTTTTGCTTTTTACTCCCGAGGCCATTCGAGAAAAATCGTACCAAAAAGTAAAAAAACTATACCCGCAAACTTATTCTCTTGAGGAATTTTTAAAGCTGCAGGGCATTGAAGCAGAAGTTATTGTGCCTCCCGAGCTTACGGGAGCTGCCAAGAAGCTTTTTGATAAGCTTCTTAAGTATTTGAAAGAAGCAGCGCAGGAATACCAGCTATTCGGAGAGTTAATCGTTAAAAGTTTTCTAGAAAACGCAAAAGGCCTCAAGGTGAGGGCTTCCAGCAACGAAGAAATTCTTTTTGAAAGAGCTTTTATTAATTCAGGGAACAACTTTTGCGTTATGAAAATAATTACCTCCTCTCAGGAAAAAGGAAAAACCAAAGACGAAGCACGTGAAGTCTTAAACTTTGCCTTTATTCGCGAAAAAGCAGGAGAGGCCTTTCATCAGGCCATGCTGGTGCTTACCAACGATCGTTCTGTTCATGAGCGCCTGGTGCCAGAAAGCCGGCGCAAAATTAAGATTCTTAACATATACGACAAAATGGAAGAAAAACATCTAGAAGCCGTTAAAACCCAGATAAAAAAATATTTTTTTCCGAATAATTTCAAATTTTTCAAGTTGAGCCTTATTTTGCATGATCAGGAAGATTTGAAGCGCTTCAACCGGCATCTTTTGCTATTTATGGGGCGTGAGGTAGAACCAGTGTTCAAGGCCATCCTTGCCCACAATCCGGAAGTGGCCTGGCTTTTTTTTGATAAACAAAGCGGCGAAGTGGGCTACCCACGAGACCCAAAAACCCTTCTTGGGCGCTTAAGCAGGCAAAAAGACGAAATAGAAAAAGAAACCGGAATTCGTCTTCGTTTTGTGGGGGTGGATTTTTACGGTTCAGGAGTGCTCAGCTTTCCGCGGCCAAAGGGAGAAGTAGAGGTAAACATTACCTCGGGGACAAAGTCTCAGGCCATATTTCTGACCCTCTGGGCCCGGGAACATGGGGCATCAGTTTATTCCATCGACAACCAGAAGCACCAGATAGCCCACCTTGAGGGAGACGAAAGACGAGACATTCCGGAAGTGCCTCTAAAATGGTTGCTTGCTATCGCAGGCGAGTCGGAATATCAGCTTATAACAGAGGCTTTTCCCCCTGAAGAATTGCTTGATCCGCAGGTCCTTAAAAACGGCGAAGCCTTCGTTGAAAAAGTCTCACGCCTGGGCAAAGACTATAGGGAACGGGGGGAACTCTGGGAAAAAGTGGCCGGAGCCCTTATTGCCCGCGGACTTAACACCGACGTTTACGTAAACGTAAAACTCGGAGTTTTTCAAAAAGAAGAAAAAACATTTCACCGCACGGAAATCGACCTTTGTTTCCGCTACGAAGGTGAGTTATACGTGGTCTCCTGCAAATACCTTAAAGACCTTGAAAACATAGCATCCCTTGCCAACGAAATAGAAGCCATGGGACAGGGCCTCTCCCGGTTTGCCCTTCCACTCATAGCCTGGTCTAACTACTGGGAGGAAGAGCCCAACTGGATAGAAATAGCCAGGGGGAGAAAAGTCCCGGTGGTGGGAATTCCCATTCTCAAAGACCCTGAAAAACTAAAGAAAGTGCTAAAAGAACTTAAAGACTTGCGCAAAAGGACTTAGGCCATGAAAAAAGCGTATGCCGATTTTGAACTCACGGTTTTAAGCCCTATGTTTTTGCGCGGAGCAGACCAGCAAAAGGCCACCTTCAGGCTGGCTTCCTTAAAGGGAACCTTGCGCTACTGGTTCCGGGCGCTGGCCCTGGGAGTCTATGGCCTAGAAGACGTACGCCGCATTGAGACGGAAATTTTCGGCGCTACCGACCAGAAAAGCCACGTTGTCTTCAGGGTTCTCGAGGAAAAAACACAATTGCTTGCAAACTTTTGGGACACTGCCGCAAAGGAACCGGAAATCTCTTATCTTCTTGGCCCAGGAATCAGGCGCGGAACCCTTCCTCTTGCTCCTTGCAGCAAGGTTAAGTTTCGCATGATGGCCTGGGGCAAAAGGCCTGAGACTTATCTTAAAATTGCAAGCGGTGTCCTCTGGGTGGCATGTTTCTTTGGTGGCCTTGGAGCCAGAAGCCGCAGGGGCTTTGGCAGTTATGCCATCAAGTTCCTTCAAGGTGAAAAACCCCTCATTGCCTTTGAGCTGCCCCGGGGCAAAGAACGAGCTTTTTTAAATGCCGCGCCCCTTGCCATTCAAAAATTTTTGAAACAATCCTTTTCGGGAAGTGACCATCCTTCAGAGGAGGCTATTTTTTATCCCTTTTTTGCACCTGGCAAATGGAAAGTGGCCCTTGAGGCGGTTCAGGAAGGGAAGGAAAGGGAGAAAGCATGGGAGAAGGCTCTTAGCCGGGCAGGAAAAAGGCTGAGACTTTTTCGCCTGCATCCCAATAGCATCAAGGCCGGGCGTATTTTCGGCAAGGGATCTCATTCAAAAGATTACGAGACCATTTTACAGGCTTTGCGAAGTAAATCAGCCGGAAAAACCAAAGAGATTTCCGGGCTAAAGAACATAGCTCTTGGGCTTCCCCTTATCTTTGACAAAGAAATGCAGATAAAGCTCAAAGACAGAGGACGCCTAGGTGCGGTGCGCAGGGGATCTCCTCTTTTTATGACCCTTAACCAGTTTGCTGAGAGGCTTTTTCTTAGCTTTTCGGCTTTTAATGAGAGCTTTTATCCCCTGAAAGATGACCAGAGCCTGGTGCTGGTAAGAAGGGACGAGGAATTTTTCATTATTCCCCCACAGGACACGGCTTACGCTCTGGAATTTGTAGCACCAAAAAAGGAAAAGAAAGAGGGAAGCAAAAATGAGCGCCAATAACCTCTGGCAGCTTAAAAAAGAGACTTTTGGTGCGGCTCTGGGTTTTCTTGCCAAAGGCAAGGAACTTCCCCAAGATATAAAAGACATAGTGGAATTTTCCTTTGGCTGGGGCATCCCTCCGCTTGAAGGCCCTGACACGGTTGATTGCTTTTTTCACCCACTTTCGGCCCGTTGTATAAAGCTTGAATTTGACCCGGCAGAAGCACGCGAAAAGCTAAGTGGCGCCCTGGAGGAATTTTGCAGTAAGGCTTCCAGCAAAGACCCTCAAAGAGATTTTGTCAGGCTTTGGTGGGAGCTTCCCAGAAAGATTCCCGAAATAAGAACGCTTCCGGCGCATCCTGATTGTCCTGTTTACAGTCTTTACAACGCGGCAAGTATGGCCAGCGCTGCGGCCGCGTGCTGGCCAGAGCCTGCCCTTGGGATCGTCTCTCTGGCAGGAGTGCAGGATTTTATCTCACTTGCCCGCCGTACTCAGGATCTCTGGATGGCAAGCTTTATGCTTTCCTGGCTTACCTGGCAGGTGATAAAAGTTATCGCGCAAGAGCTTGGGCCAGACAACGTGCTTATGCCGCACCTTTATGATCAGCCCCTTTTTGCCAGGGAGTTCCTGGGAGAGAAAGTTTCCGCTGATAGTGTGCGCGTCGCAAACCTTCCCAACATTTTTTCGTTTCTGGCACCATGGTCTAAAGCCCCTCTACTGATTGAAGAGATGAAAAAGGCCCTTAAAACGGGCCTTGAGACCCTTTTTGAAGGCGTGCGGGCTTCTCTTGAACAAGCCATTTGCGAGGCGCTGCCCAAAGAGCAGTGGGAAAAGGCAGCCGCACACCTTCGAGACTCTCTTAACTTTTTCTATGCAGTGGTTCCGTTCCCGCAGAAAAAAGAAGACCTTGATGAACTTCTGCCAGGGCATCTTCCTGAAGAAGACCAGCAGCATAAGCAATACGAATTACTTAAAAGATTCTTTGACCAATACGGCAGAGTTCGGGGCATGGGAGCAAGTTACGTGCTTCTTTCCCAGAAGGCAGGAGCTTATTTTTCCCGGGTAAAGCTCTATCGTCCGTTTGTCCAGCAGGTGGTCGCTGGCGAAAGATGCACTCTTTGTGGTTCTTTTACCGCCCTTTTTGGAGAAAATGCTTCTTATGCTGCGGTGCGCAAAAAGTTCGAAGAACTTCAAGGGGTGCAAGATCGTTCCAAAGGGCTTAAACTTGCCGGGCGCCTGCGCCGCGGTGAGATCCTCTGTCCGGTGTGTCTTACCAAACGCCTGGTATGCGAAGCCTTTTTCGAAAAAGAACTTGAGATAGATCATCATCTTTTTCCTTCTACCGCTGACCTTGCCACCGCTCCTTTTAAAGAAGCTGTGCTTAAAAACTGGGAAGCCCTGCAAGCTGAAGCAGAAGATTACGCAGCAAAAGTTCAAACTCTGGTGGAACTTACCGGCATCGCCTCAAATTCTCTGCCAGCCCTCTGGCAGCTGGCAGATACCCCTGAGAAGAAAAGCTTTCTCAGGGCTGATGGTGAATGGCTCTTTGAGGAAAGCCTTGATCCTGCACGGATAGAACGCGTTTACGGCATAAGGATAGACGGCGCAATCCTTTCCGAAATCAAAAAATCCCTGCTAGCCCTTAAAAAGCGTATCAAAACCCTGGTGAGAGAAGGTAAATGGCAGGGAGCCAGCACCCCCGGCCGCTACTTTGCATTCATTGCCGCTGACGGCGACAAAATGGGAGAGATCCTCAAGGGCCCAGGAAGC
Coding sequences:
- a CDS encoding EcsC family protein — translated: MTHNKQILLTPYDQKALKEIDAWKNRPVNKFKRKMFQLPEKGLGFLQNALDTAGVPTELVETIFKSILLALTDTAAYSVNKKGIYEKFRQKGLVVNSSSDILALELKQIDDLVKHLDLKYKGALTVEGGISSAFSLPGIAVDLAISITGSLRAISEYATYYGFPPEDLEERTYVLYVFTRAFGPAETGKPGALVHLEKVARDILRNKTWAELSESWFVQIAKKVAEQIGVRLTKKGLLKAIPVVGIAISAGTNYHLAHKVCLASFMLYRERFLYRKYNL
- the cmr1 gene encoding type III-B CRISPR module RAMP protein Cmr1, which produces MKKAYADFELTVLSPMFLRGADQQKATFRLASLKGTLRYWFRALALGVYGLEDVRRIETEIFGATDQKSHVVFRVLEEKTQLLANFWDTAAKEPEISYLLGPGIRRGTLPLAPCSKVKFRMMAWGKRPETYLKIASGVLWVACFFGGLGARSRRGFGSYAIKFLQGEKPLIAFELPRGKERAFLNAAPLAIQKFLKQSFSGSDHPSEEAIFYPFFAPGKWKVALEAVQEGKEREKAWEKALSRAGKRLRLFRLHPNSIKAGRIFGKGSHSKDYETILQALRSKSAGKTKEISGLKNIALGLPLIFDKEMQIKLKDRGRLGAVRRGSPLFMTLNQFAERLFLSFSAFNESFYPLKDDQSLVLVRRDEEFFIIPPQDTAYALEFVAPKKEKKEGSKNERQ
- the cas10 gene encoding type III-B CRISPR-associated protein Cas10/Cmr2, whose translation is MSANNLWQLKKETFGAALGFLAKGKELPQDIKDIVEFSFGWGIPPLEGPDTVDCFFHPLSARCIKLEFDPAEAREKLSGALEEFCSKASSKDPQRDFVRLWWELPRKIPEIRTLPAHPDCPVYSLYNAASMASAAAACWPEPALGIVSLAGVQDFISLARRTQDLWMASFMLSWLTWQVIKVIAQELGPDNVLMPHLYDQPLFAREFLGEKVSADSVRVANLPNIFSFLAPWSKAPLLIEEMKKALKTGLETLFEGVRASLEQAICEALPKEQWEKAAAHLRDSLNFFYAVVPFPQKKEDLDELLPGHLPEEDQQHKQYELLKRFFDQYGRVRGMGASYVLLSQKAGAYFSRVKLYRPFVQQVVAGERCTLCGSFTALFGENASYAAVRKKFEELQGVQDRSKGLKLAGRLRRGEILCPVCLTKRLVCEAFFEKELEIDHHLFPSTADLATAPFKEAVLKNWEALQAEAEDYAAKVQTLVELTGIASNSLPALWQLADTPEKKSFLRADGEWLFEESLDPARIERVYGIRIDGAILSEIKKSLLALKKRIKTLVREGKWQGASTPGRYFAFIAADGDKMGEILKGPGSKVNPRYWRDYFVREEKLPPAFREAHFPISPHYHRFVAERLRIFAMEKVPKIEELALARLIYAGGDDVFAMSSVSQVLELVSYLARAYQSEDVFDGGATLSMAVILAHHRTPFYLVAERVHKLLKEKVKEGLGRNAWGVLLMRRSGEETFFGARFLEGKILKGFENVISHLASGRVAGGVLTPLEALESGARGLPAEALKKTISYLVKRASSGEHSGSFDFADFYQALLELEEKIKKDREASPDSRIMEFNAYESFLAALKIARFLAKGD